The Gammaproteobacteria bacterium DNA window CGATTTCGCCCGCGATCACCGCCACGGGAACATTGATGTTCGCAACTTCCTTGGAGAAGTCGTCTCGGGTACCCACTTCAATCCAGCCCTCACGCATGCCTGGAGAGAGCCGAAGTGCGTCGGTGACGAAGTTTTCGCGATCCTTCTTCGAGATCGGACTGCCCGTCAGGACATTGTCGATCACGAAGTTGATCGAGTCTTGACTGGAGTAGGCCCGCTTCATTTGCTCCCGCTGCTCTTGACCGATCTGCAAGGGGCCGGCGAGCGACGAGGCCACCAGTGCCACGCCCCTCAGACCTTCGGGTCGGCGTGCTGCCAGCGCCTGCGCGGTCTTCCCGCCCATTGAGTGCCCCACGAGCACGTAGCTTTTCAGCTTCAATGCGGCGATCACGCCTTGCACGTCGTCTGCCAAATCTTTAATTGCATAGCCGGTGCTCGGCGCATCGGAATCACCGCTTCCGCGAGCATCGATCGCGATGCAGCGGTACTTGCCGGACAGGCCCTCGGTCACGCCCGACCATTCGCGGGACGATGCGCCCCAGAAATGCAGAAAGACCAACACTTTGTCGCCGCTGCCAGCGGCTCGGACATTCAGATTAATTCCGTTCGTTGTTACTTTCATTGCGATCTCCTTCATTCATTTGCTTTTTTGGGCTGCGTTTAACCCGTCTTGAGGACAACGTCCCAGTTAATGAGAAGCGAATCAGACTCCAGCTCTTTGGTTAGCGGTAAAACCTTAGCAATCGCCGCGTCCTTCTCAGAACCCAATGCTTTGAACAGAATGTCGCTCTCATTCAGCGGTTCGTCCGGGAAATACATCTGCGTCACGAGGCGATCTTTCGCTCCGATCACGTCGAAATGGATATGCGGCGGGCGCATGTTGCTCGGGTTCATCGGATTGATTGGATACGCGCCGGGCTTGATCGTCTTAAACCGGAAGCGCCCTTCGCGATCGGTGATCTGGACGCCGAAGCCCTGAAAGTTTGGATCCAACGGGGCCGGGTTAACGTCCGTGGGATGGGCATAGCGGCCATGGGTATTAGCCTGCCAAACT harbors:
- a CDS encoding alpha/beta hydrolase, producing MKVTTNGINLNVRAAGSGDKVLVFLHFWGASSREWSGVTEGLSGKYRCIAIDARGSGDSDAPSTGYAIKDLADDVQGVIAALKLKSYVLVGHSMGGKTAQALAARRPEGLRGVALVASSLAGPLQIGQEQREQMKRAYSSQDSINFVIDNVLTGSPISKKDRENFVTDALRLSPGMREGWIEVGTRDDFSKEVANINVPVAVIAGEIDKVDPLEVVKSHVLPSFKDPEVHVLKNKGHLLPMEAPIEVAEILGRFAAKLLA
- a CDS encoding protocatechuate 3,4-dioxygenase, coding for MNPSKSFSRREMLEMAAALGCLAVTLPLNSVLAQEGIHPVTPGQIMGPFYPVIRPLDHDMDLTVIKGKRGHAQGKVVHLTGRILNSRGEPVRAAKVEVWQANTHGRYAHPTDVNPAPLDPNFQGFGVQITDREGRFRFKTIKPGAYPINPMNPSNMRPPHIHFDVIGAKDRLVTQMYFPDEPLNESDILFKALGSEKDAAIAKVLPLTKELESDSLLINWDVVLKTG